A portion of the Microbulbifer agarilyticus genome contains these proteins:
- a CDS encoding CvpA family protein: protein MNWADWTILAIIAISTLIGLSRGFVREVLSLLTWVAAFVVAMMFRDQLAPLLSNLVDTPSLQVIAAFSILFIVTLLAGAGLNMFLSAFVEATGLSGTDRVLGMVFGLFRGCIVVMALLIFAPALAPVDQDSWWQQSALIPNFLEFEDRAREAAGAIKDFFAAQFD from the coding sequence ATGAACTGGGCTGACTGGACCATTCTGGCAATCATTGCCATCTCGACGCTTATCGGCTTAAGCCGAGGCTTTGTGCGCGAAGTCCTGTCGCTGCTCACTTGGGTAGCGGCCTTTGTCGTGGCCATGATGTTTCGTGACCAGCTGGCCCCGTTGCTTTCCAACCTCGTCGATACGCCTTCACTACAGGTCATCGCGGCCTTTTCCATACTCTTTATTGTCACCCTATTGGCAGGCGCGGGCCTGAATATGTTTTTGTCTGCGTTTGTGGAAGCCACTGGGCTTTCGGGGACCGACCGGGTGCTGGGCATGGTATTTGGGCTGTTCCGCGGTTGCATCGTTGTGATGGCACTGTTGATCTTTGCTCCGGCACTGGCACCGGTGGATCAGGACAGCTGGTGGCAGCAGTCGGCGTTAATACCGAATTTTCTTGAATTTGAAGATCGCGCACGCGAAGCGGCCGGTGCGATCAAGGACTTCTTCGCAGCGCAATTTGACTGA
- a CDS encoding SPOR domain-containing protein has protein sequence MAGRDSESDSFSQCPEGAPRRLNDGVKQRIVGALVLAALAVIFLPSLFDREGARYIDVTSQIPAPPDITPITIAEPQPVENVEPAPPVNEVFQPDYVEQAGPAPESVSSSPDGTASSKSEKTSDAVAKAEPAKPETKPEPAPELQMPAEETQLDDQGLPEGWVVQVGAYKEVASADRVRNQLMDAGFRAYTRAVDTPKGRLVRVFVGPKLSRVDAQSDKQKLDKLLKTQTLILRYRA, from the coding sequence ATGGCCGGCCGGGACAGCGAATCCGATTCTTTTTCTCAATGCCCAGAGGGAGCGCCGCGTCGTCTGAACGACGGGGTAAAGCAGCGCATTGTCGGTGCATTGGTGCTGGCGGCGTTGGCGGTCATCTTCCTGCCGAGCCTGTTTGACCGGGAAGGGGCGCGCTACATTGATGTCACCAGTCAGATCCCGGCGCCACCGGATATTACCCCCATCACCATTGCCGAACCGCAACCGGTGGAAAATGTCGAGCCGGCGCCGCCGGTAAACGAAGTTTTCCAGCCAGATTATGTGGAGCAGGCCGGGCCTGCCCCGGAGTCGGTATCTTCTTCCCCCGATGGCACCGCGAGCTCGAAGTCTGAGAAAACCTCGGACGCGGTGGCGAAAGCCGAGCCGGCCAAACCGGAAACCAAGCCTGAGCCCGCACCCGAACTGCAGATGCCGGCAGAAGAGACCCAGCTGGATGACCAGGGCTTGCCCGAGGGTTGGGTTGTGCAGGTTGGTGCTTATAAAGAGGTGGCGAGCGCTGACCGGGTGCGCAACCAGCTGATGGATGCCGGCTTCCGAGCCTATACCCGCGCGGTCGATACCCCCAAGGGGCGACTGGTGCGTGTGTTTGTGGGCCCCAAACTGAGTCGGGTGGACGCGCAGTCAGACAAGCAGAAGCTGGATAAACTGCTGAAAACCCAGACTCTTATCCTGCGCTATCGCGCCTGA